One part of the Sphingobacterium sp. LZ7M1 genome encodes these proteins:
- a CDS encoding DUF2911 domain-containing protein gives MKKLALSILVAAGLVFTSSQAEAQLKLPQPSSTQFILQDLGTEQISVVYQRPSAKGRVIFGDLVPYDQIWRTGANDATNITFQSEVMIEGKKLEAGTYALFTIPGKEEWTIVFNTNAKQWGAYTYNAEDDVLRVKVKPTTLENPVETFTIEFDDVHEQSLDLSLSWEKTKVSFNIAVDQKEEIMANIEEAMKGDKKPYFQAAMYYFSNGLDMQKTVTWMKEADKGNTKAPHIKYWKSIVLAKAGDKAGAIKAAEEGLAIAKASNNQEYVKLNTQALEAAKK, from the coding sequence ATGAAAAAATTAGCATTAAGTATCCTTGTTGCGGCAGGGCTTGTATTTACGTCTTCTCAAGCAGAAGCACAATTAAAGCTGCCTCAACCAAGTAGTACCCAGTTTATCCTACAGGATTTGGGAACAGAACAGATTAGTGTGGTTTATCAGCGCCCAAGTGCTAAAGGACGTGTTATTTTCGGAGATCTAGTTCCTTATGATCAAATATGGCGTACGGGTGCCAATGATGCAACCAATATCACTTTCCAATCTGAAGTAATGATTGAAGGTAAAAAGCTCGAGGCAGGTACTTATGCCCTATTTACCATCCCTGGGAAAGAAGAATGGACAATCGTTTTCAATACGAATGCAAAACAGTGGGGTGCTTATACCTACAATGCTGAAGATGATGTATTGCGTGTAAAAGTAAAACCTACAACCTTAGAAAACCCTGTTGAAACCTTCACCATTGAATTTGATGATGTACATGAGCAATCATTAGATCTTTCATTAAGCTGGGAGAAAACAAAAGTTTCTTTCAATATTGCTGTAGATCAAAAAGAAGAGATCATGGCAAACATCGAAGAAGCAATGAAAGGTGATAAAAAACCATATTTCCAAGCTGCTATGTACTATTTCAGCAATGGTCTTGATATGCAAAAGACGGTGACTTGGATGAAAGAAGCTGACAAAGGAAACACAAAAGCTCCTCATATCAAATATTGGAAATCAATCGTTTTGGCGAAAGCTGGCGATAAGGCCGGAGCAATTAAGGCTGCTGAAGAAGGTTTAGCAATTGCAAAAGCAAGCAACAACCAAGAATATGTAAAATTGAACACGCAAGCGCTAGAAGCTGCGAAAAAATAA
- a CDS encoding sugar MFS transporter, translating into MSNQNNQSTVGPMIIIGSLFFIFGFATWLNSLLIPYLRIACELTEVQSYFVTFAFYIAYLVMAPVSTWVLNKFGFKNGMAVSLGIMAVGALLFIPAAYSRTYILFLLGLFVMGGGLAILQTASNPYITILGSVETAAKRISIMGICNKFAGALAPIILGYFLKLDEADKVKNQLASMSPEESSIALDKIALQVVNPYIGIVVVLVLLGFWISKSNLPEVKGDEEEDAEHHNLTESKQSIFDFPHVLLGFIALFAYVGVEVLAGDTIIAYGTFLGIPLNTAKFFTAFTMGSMVVGYIIGIIAIPKYLSQETALKSCAILGIILTVGIIFTDGMVSLTLVGLLGLANSLVWPAIWPLALKGVGKFTSAASGILVMGIAGGAVIPLLYGALSHSVGAHQAYWIALPCYLYILYYAISGHKVRKKTHA; encoded by the coding sequence ATGAGTAATCAAAATAATCAATCGACCGTTGGGCCAATGATCATCATTGGATCCTTGTTTTTTATCTTTGGTTTTGCGACCTGGTTAAACTCTCTATTAATCCCCTATTTGAGAATTGCATGTGAACTGACAGAGGTACAATCCTACTTTGTGACCTTCGCTTTTTACATCGCATACTTGGTGATGGCACCGGTATCTACCTGGGTATTAAATAAATTTGGTTTCAAAAACGGAATGGCAGTTTCCTTAGGTATCATGGCAGTAGGTGCCTTGCTATTTATTCCGGCTGCTTATTCTAGGACATACATTCTTTTCTTATTAGGATTATTCGTTATGGGAGGTGGTTTAGCCATTCTCCAGACAGCATCCAATCCATATATTACGATCCTTGGATCGGTGGAAACTGCAGCCAAGAGGATCAGTATCATGGGGATCTGTAATAAATTTGCCGGTGCATTGGCTCCGATTATTCTCGGATACTTCCTTAAACTGGATGAGGCTGACAAAGTGAAGAACCAATTGGCCAGCATGAGTCCGGAAGAATCCAGTATAGCTTTAGATAAGATTGCTCTACAGGTAGTTAACCCGTACATAGGCATCGTAGTAGTTTTGGTATTACTTGGGTTTTGGATCTCTAAATCTAATTTACCGGAAGTTAAAGGAGATGAGGAAGAAGATGCTGAACACCATAACCTAACCGAATCAAAACAATCAATCTTTGATTTCCCGCACGTATTGTTAGGGTTTATCGCATTGTTTGCATACGTTGGAGTGGAAGTTTTAGCGGGTGATACGATCATTGCTTACGGTACATTCTTAGGCATTCCATTGAATACAGCGAAATTCTTTACGGCATTTACGATGGGATCCATGGTTGTCGGATATATCATCGGTATCATTGCCATACCTAAATACCTTTCTCAAGAGACGGCTTTGAAATCTTGTGCGATCTTAGGTATCATCCTGACGGTAGGAATTATTTTCACTGACGGAATGGTATCATTAACATTGGTTGGTTTATTAGGTTTAGCGAACTCATTGGTGTGGCCTGCTATTTGGCCATTGGCATTGAAAGGTGTGGGTAAATTCACGAGTGCAGCATCAGGTATCCTAGTTATGGGTATAGCCGGTGGAGCTGTTATCCCATTGCTATATGGAGCATTGTCACACTCTGTAGGTGCTCACCAAGCTTATTGGATCGCTTTACCTTGTTATCTATACATCTTATACTATGCCATTTCAGGGCACAAGGTCAGGAAAAAGACACATGCTTAA
- a CDS encoding hotdog fold thioesterase, which translates to MWYREYSLEEINGLFAINMTGFLDIKAVSITPDCLVAEMPVTEKVKQPYGLLHGGASCVLAESVGSIASNMVIDSNEWAGVGLEINANHIRPVTKGLVRATCKAYHIGKTTHVWDIQIHNERNQLVCISRLTIAVIKKPTA; encoded by the coding sequence ATGTGGTATAGAGAATATAGTCTAGAAGAAATCAATGGCCTTTTTGCCATCAACATGACCGGCTTCTTGGACATCAAGGCTGTTTCCATCACTCCGGACTGCCTAGTGGCCGAAATGCCTGTTACTGAAAAGGTAAAACAACCTTATGGTCTATTGCATGGAGGCGCATCCTGCGTATTAGCCGAATCTGTAGGCAGCATAGCTTCCAATATGGTCATCGATTCCAATGAATGGGCCGGTGTAGGATTGGAGATCAATGCCAACCACATCAGACCTGTCACGAAAGGTCTGGTCCGTGCAACTTGCAAGGCTTACCATATAGGCAAGACCACCCATGTTTGGGATATACAAATCCATAACGAACGTAATCAGCTGGTATGTATTTCAAGGCTTACCATTGCCGTGATAAAAAAACCGACAGCCTAA
- a CDS encoding DinB family protein, whose product MNPLKSDEYPAIFNDYIETITGDVMEELNEQIESFPEFIASIPEELGTFSYAEGKWTIKEVLCHILDAERIMTYRALRFGRNDMTALASFEQDEFVANGRHNERKMADIAEEFIHLRKANMFLFNSFDETELNRKGMASDRLISVRAFLYIIAGHLNHHVTLLKSRYLKDQNLNNNVV is encoded by the coding sequence ATGAACCCACTCAAATCTGACGAATACCCAGCGATTTTCAACGATTATATCGAAACCATTACTGGTGATGTAATGGAAGAATTAAATGAACAAATTGAATCTTTTCCTGAATTTATTGCGAGTATCCCGGAAGAATTGGGCACTTTTTCTTATGCCGAAGGGAAATGGACCATCAAAGAGGTGCTGTGCCATATCCTTGATGCAGAGCGAATCATGACCTATAGAGCTCTGAGGTTCGGCAGGAATGACATGACCGCCTTGGCTTCCTTTGAGCAGGATGAATTTGTTGCCAACGGAAGACATAACGAAAGAAAAATGGCCGATATCGCCGAAGAGTTTATCCACCTGCGCAAAGCAAACATGTTCCTGTTCAACTCCTTTGATGAAACAGAACTCAATAGAAAAGGTATGGCTTCTGACCGCTTGATCAGTGTGAGAGCCTTTTTATATATTATTGCAGGACACCTAAACCACCATGTTACTTTATTGAAATCCCGTTATCTAAAAGATCAAAATTTAAACAACAATGTGGTATAG
- a CDS encoding HAMP domain-containing sensor histidine kinase, with translation MKQHPYRYNKQQWKFFLFLFAALIAAASLLYSNYLVKSLSKSERTKAEVWAMSTQSIVSMPDVDDQFISFIYAVRDSLSLPAIITKESGEIIFWRDLDSTKTNIHPSTQDSATSLIYDPPYFEKQLAKMKKAHPPIHISLDTGEKWLVYYHDSKALSQLRIFPYIQLSLIAVFLIVAYTVFNSIRDSEQNLVWVGMAKEAAHQLGTPISSMMGWLELARITYQGKDNSLLDEMERDVQRLEIVADRFSKIGSTPSLSNQVIFKIVEDYVNYFKVRTSKRISFELTGDQQVEAKLNVQVFDWIIENLLKNAVNAIEGEGKITVNISENIAKEEIFIDISDTGKGIPRSNWETIFQPGYTTRQRGWGLGLSLTKRMVYYHKGQIFVKESELGKGTTFRIVLKSNLRYEPTQI, from the coding sequence ATGAAGCAACATCCCTATCGATACAATAAACAACAATGGAAGTTTTTCCTTTTTTTATTTGCGGCATTGATTGCTGCTGCATCGTTGCTTTATTCCAATTATTTAGTCAAAAGCCTTTCCAAGTCGGAACGGACGAAAGCTGAAGTATGGGCCATGAGTACCCAAAGCATCGTTTCGATGCCCGATGTAGATGATCAGTTCATCAGTTTTATCTATGCTGTTCGTGATAGTCTTTCCCTACCTGCCATTATCACCAAGGAATCGGGAGAGATCATTTTTTGGAGAGACCTGGATAGCACCAAAACAAATATCCACCCTTCTACACAAGATTCAGCGACTTCCTTAATTTATGACCCGCCTTATTTCGAAAAGCAATTGGCTAAGATGAAAAAGGCCCATCCGCCCATCCATATTTCCTTGGATACCGGCGAGAAATGGCTAGTGTACTACCATGACTCCAAGGCGCTGAGCCAACTCAGGATTTTTCCATATATACAGTTATCCTTGATCGCCGTCTTCCTAATCGTTGCCTATACTGTATTTAACTCCATTCGGGATTCTGAACAGAACCTAGTTTGGGTCGGTATGGCAAAAGAAGCCGCCCATCAATTGGGAACCCCCATATCATCTATGATGGGTTGGCTAGAACTGGCCAGGATAACCTACCAGGGGAAGGACAATTCCCTGTTGGATGAAATGGAAAGGGACGTACAGCGACTGGAAATCGTAGCGGACCGTTTCTCGAAAATCGGGTCAACTCCCTCATTATCAAACCAGGTCATCTTTAAGATTGTGGAGGATTACGTGAATTATTTCAAGGTAAGGACCAGTAAAAGGATATCTTTTGAGTTGACTGGTGACCAACAGGTGGAAGCTAAACTGAACGTACAGGTATTTGACTGGATCATCGAAAACCTATTGAAAAATGCAGTCAATGCCATCGAAGGCGAAGGAAAGATCACGGTCAACATTTCGGAAAACATTGCAAAAGAAGAAATTTTTATAGACATTAGTGATACAGGAAAGGGAATCCCGAGATCAAATTGGGAAACCATTTTCCAACCAGGATATACCACCAGGCAGCGAGGCTGGGGATTAGGCTTGAGCTTGACCAAGAGGATGGTATATTATCACAAAGGACAAATTTTTGTCAAAGAATCTGAATTAGGAAAAGGTACAACATTTAGAATTGTATTAAAAAGTAATTTACGCTATGAACCCACTCAAATCTGA